One window from the genome of Nicotiana sylvestris chromosome 9, ASM39365v2, whole genome shotgun sequence encodes:
- the LOC104247118 gene encoding uncharacterized protein → MINKRISWFWIILHLLNLSVSQARPISRHHLTAVVIGTVLCDACYLQDFSKASHFIPGAIVAVECANSGKRSSFYQEVKTNKHGKFSVHLPFLVDKYVKQIKGCSVKLISSSKPHCAVASPATSSSFQLRSRKKGIHIFSAGFFTFKPVNQPKLCNQKPSSHSTYNKEVYLENSLTSTPNDPTFSQPIHGTPSSFTTIKQGLLPPLPRLPPLPELPPLPPLPLFPPIFRPPPTSPPSTFPPFIPPPLPVLTPLSPPMSPPSIFPPIITTPIPGLTPLPPPPPPPTFPLPPFPFHPIPGFPGVPPATTLSPEKKNSP, encoded by the exons ATGATAAACAAGAGAATATCTTGGTTTTGGATTATACTCCACTTACTTAACCTTTCAGTTTCACAGGCTAGGCCTATTTCCAGACATCACCTAACTGCTGTTGTTATAGGGACTGTGCTCTGTGATGCTTGCTACCTACAAGATTTTTCAAAGGCTAGTCACTTCATTCCAG GAGCTATTGTTGCAGTAGAATGTGCAAATTCAGGTAAAAGGTCAAGTTTTTACCAGGAAGTGAAGACAAATAAGCATGGAAAATTCAGTGTACACCTTCCTTTCTTGGTGGACAAATATGTCAAGCAAATTAAAGGATGTTCGGTTAAGCTGATCAGCAGCAGCAAGCCACATTGTGCTGTGGCATCACCAGCAACTTCATCTTCCTTCCAACTCCGCTCGAGGAAAAAAGGGATACATATTTTCTCTGCTGGATTCTTCACTTTCAAACCTGTCAACCAACCAAAGCTCTGCAACCAAAAGCCAAGTAGCCATAGTACCTACAACAAAGAAGTATATCTGGAGAATTCTTTAACTTCAACTCCTAATGATCCCACATTTTCTCAACCAATTCACGGTACACCATCAAGTTTTACTACCATAAAACAAGGATTGCTTCCACCTCTTCCAAGATTGCCTCCTCTGCCGGAGCTCCCTCCTCTACCACCTCTTCCATTATTTCCACCAATTTTTCGTCCACCTCCAACGTCTCCACCTTCAACATTTCCTCCATTTATTCCACCACCTCTACCAGTTTTAACTCCTCTTTCACCTCCAATGTCTCCACCTTCAATATTTCCTCCAATTATCACAACACCTATACCAGGTTTAACTCCATTACCACCACCACCTCCGCCACCAACATTCCCTCTCCCTCCGTTCCCATTCCATCCCATACCTGGCTTCCCTGGAGTTCCTCCTGCTACCACTTTATCTCCAGAGAAAAAGAACTCTCCTTAG
- the LOC104247119 gene encoding AUGMIN subunit 5: MAGSVQPEAILEWLQKEMGYQPLGSYAASSKAAMPTIDSLRKICRGNMLPIWNFLLNRVKSEKTVEKIRRNILVHGKDDENVNAVDSGRSKGKKKEKVGGVGRDNGLGENSREFALQERDLAEKEVERLRQIVRRQRKELKARMLEVSREEAERKRMLDERSNYRHKQVMLEAYDQQCDEAAKIFSEYHKRLSYYVSQARNVKRSSVDSSAEVITTFHANEKESVYSTFKGAKSAEDVILIETTWERNIRKACESLAMQMAEKIHNSFPAYEGSGIHMNSLLQAAKLGIDLDGDLPDEVRDAIVSCLKSPPQLLQGITAYAQKLKTSITREIEKVDVRADAEILRYKYENDRVMDASSPDVTSPLQYQLYGNGKIGGDASSRGTQNQLLERQKAHVQQFMATEDALNKAAEARNMSQQLLKRLQGTGDAISSHSLVIGGTSKSMSSLRQLELEVWTKEREAAGLRASVNTLMSEIQRLNTLCAERKEAEDSLRKKWKKIEEFDARRSELESIYSALLKASMDAAAFWSQQPSAARDYSSSSIIPACTVLVDLSNCAKDLIEQEVSAFYQTPDNTLYMLPSTPQALLESMGVSGSTGPEAVAAAEKNAAMLTARAGARDPSAIPSICRISAALQYPAGLDGSDAGLAAVIESLGFCMKLRCSEASILEDLEKAINLVHTRRDLVESGRALLDHAYKAQNEYERTTNYCLNLAADQEKTATENWLHELDVAINNAKHCLDEECKYVRGLVDEWWEQPASTVVDWVTVDGQNVAAWCNDVKQLKAFHDQQLR, translated from the exons ATGGCAGGGTCCGTACAACCAGAAGCTATACTGGAATGGCTTCAGAAGGAGATGGGGTACCAACCTTTAGGTTCATACGCAGCTTCAAGCAAAGCAGCAATGCCCACCATCGATTCGCTTCGCAAGATTTGCCGTGGGAACATGTTACCGATTTGGAATTTCCTCTTGAACAGAGTGAAATCCGAGAAAACTGTTGAAAAAATCCGCCGCAATATCCTTGTGCACGGAAAAGATGATGAAAATGTTAATGCTGTTGATTCAGGGAGGAGTaaagggaagaagaaggagaaggtaGGGGGAGTGGGTAGGGACAATGGTTTGGGTGAGAATAGTAGGGAATTTGCATTGCAGGAGAGAGACTTGGCGGAGAAAGAGGTGGAAAGGCTAAGGCAGATAGTGAGGCGTCAGAGGAAAGAGTTGAAGGCAAGGATGTTGGAGGTCTCGAGGGAGGAGGCTGAGCGTAAGCGCATGCTTGACGAGAGGTCTAACTATAG ACATAAACAAGTAATGCTGGAGGCTTATGACCAACAGTGTGATGAAGCTGCAAAAATATTTTCGGAGTACCATAAACGTCTAAGTTATTATGTTAGCCAAGCAAGGAATGTTAAGCGGTCTAGTGTTGATTCTTCTGCGGAGGTGATTACTACTTTTCATGCAAATGAGAAAGAATCTGTTTATTCAACTTTTAAAGGAGCCAAAAGTGCAGAGGATGTCATTCTCATTGAAACAACATGGGAAAGAAATATCAGGAAGGCATGCGAGTCTCTTGCTATGCAGATGGCTGAAAAGATTCACAACTCTTTTCCTGCTtatgaaggaagtggaatccatATGAATTCTCTGTTACAAGCTGCCAAGTTAGGTATTGACCTTGATGGTGATTTGCCCGATGAAGTAAGAGATGCAATTGTAAGTTGCCTGAAAAGTCCTCCTCAGTTGCTACAGGGAATCACTGCATATGCTCAAAAGCTGAAGACTTCGATTACTCGAGAAATAGAGAAAGTTGATGTTAGAGCTGATGCAGAGATTCTAAG GTACAAGTACGAGAATGACAGAGTAATGGATGCTTCTTCTCCTGATGTAACGTCACCTTTACAGTATCAGCTTTATGGAAATGGCAAAATTGGAGGTGATGCGTCTTCAAGAGGGACTCAAAATCAACTTCTTGAGAGACAG AAAGCACATGTTCAGCAATTCATGGCTACCGAAGATGCATTGAATAAAGCCGCAGAAGCAAGAAATATGAGTCAACAGCTTTTAAAGCGCCTGCAAGGAACTGGTGATGCAATCTCTTCACACTCACTAGTAATTGGTGGAACATCAAAGAGTATGAGCAGCCTCAGACAACTTGAG CTGGAGGTCTGGACAAAGGAAAGAGAAGCAGCTGGATTAAGAGCTAGCGTGAACACTCTAATGTCTGAAATACAACGTTTAAATACATTGTGCGCGGAGAGAAAAGAAGCTGAAGATTCTTTGAGAAAGAAATGGAAGAAGATCGAAGAATTTGATGCTCGGCGATCAGAGCTTGAATCTATTTATAGTGCCCTACTGAAGGCAAGCATG GATGCTGCAGCATTTTGGAGTCAGCAGCCATCAGCTGCAAGGGATTATTCATCAAGTTCTATAATTCCTGCTTGCACTGTGCTCGTAGATTTATCAAACTGTGCAAAAGATCTTATTGAGCAAGAGGTTTCAGCATTTTATCAAACTCCTGATAATACACTTTACATGCTTCCATCAACACCTCAG GCTCTATTGGAATCTATGGGTGTTAGTGGATCTACTGGACCAgaagctgttgctgctgctgaaaAGAATGCTGCTATGTTGACGGCTAGGGCTGGTGCCAGAGACCCGTCTGCAATTCCATCTATATGCCGTATTTCTGCTGCTCTACAATATCCTGCAG gttTGGATGGCTCAGATGCCGGCTTAGCAGCAGTTATAGAATCTTTGGGATTTTGTATGAAGCTTCGTTGTTCTGAAGCTTCTATATTGGAAGACTTGGAAAAGGCAATCAACTTGGTTCACACACGACGAGATCTTGTTGAAAGTGGTCGTGCGTTATTAGATCATGCTTACAAGGCACAAAATGAGTATGAAAG GACGACAAACTACTGCTTAAATCTGGCTGCTGACCAAGAGAAGACAGCGACTGAGAATTGGCTACATGAATTGGATGTAGCTATTAATAATGCTAAACACTGCCTTGACGAGGAATGCAAGTATGTTCGGGGCCTG GTAGATGAATGGTGGGAACAACCAGCATCGACTGTAGTTGACTGGGTTACTGTTGATGGACAAAATGTTGCTGCATGGTGTAATGATGTGAAGCAGCTTAAGGCATTTCATGATCAGCAACTTCGTTGA
- the LOC104247121 gene encoding uncharacterized protein produces the protein MVIKLVVGEYTLNVISAYAPHAGLSEEVKQRFWEGIYEIVCHVPPAEKLFIGGDFNGHIGANAGGYGEVHGGFGFGERNGGGTTLLDFAKVFGLVIANSRFPKRREHLVTFQNGVAKTQIDYLLLRRCDNGLCKDCKVIPSEALATQHKLLVIDVGIRLSRRKRSARGSPRIR, from the coding sequence ATGGTTATTAAGTTGGTGGTTGGAGAGTATACCCTGAACGTCATTAGCGCCTATGCGCCGCATGCGGGCCTATCTGAAGAGGTTAAACAACGCTTCTGGGAGGGGATATATGAGATTGTGTGCCATGTCCCGCCTGCCGAGAAGCtattcataggaggggatttcaatggtcatattggggcaAACGCGGGTGGTTATGGCGAGGTGCATGGAGGATTTGGCTTTGGGGAGAGGAACGGAGGAGGTACCACGCTGTTGGACTTCGCTAAGGTTTTTGGGTTGGTGATTGCGAACTCTAGATTTCCGAAGAGGagggagcatttggttacttttcaaaatggggtagcgaagactcagattgactatcttcTCCTCAGGAGGTGTGACAACGGTTTGTGTAAGGATTGCAAGGTGATTCCGAGCGAGGCACTCGCGACTCAACATAAACTCTTGGTGATAGACGTTGGTATTAGGTTATCGAGGAGGAAACGGTCTGCTCGGGGATCACCGAGAATCAGGTGA